The following DNA comes from Candidatus Nitrosotalea okcheonensis.
TATGAATAAAGTTGCAAACCGAGATGTCAGACATTTCTGGAATGTCTTGTTTCCTCAGCAGTATCAAAAGGATGCGGGACGTTCAGCATACAACAAACTTGACAAGATCTTGTCAACTCCACAAGTTGCAGCAATACTTGATACTGCAAAATCAACAATTGACTTTGGAGATATAATGGAATCAGACAAGTGGGTAATAGTAGATCTATCCAGTGGTGGCTCTGATGATGTGATATCATTTCTTGGGACCATTCTAATCAACATGGTCTATGTCGAAGCAAGAAAGAGATTTGGAAGGCCTGATCTTTCCACAAAACCATTTTTCATGTATATCGATGAGGCACATCTTTTTGCCCCATTTGCGCTCAGGGAATTGCTAAACACCATGAGAAAGGCAAACATGAAGGTGACAATTGCAACCCAGACCATCAATACATTCCCAAGGGAATTTGCAAAGGAGATATCTGCCCTAGTTCGCACGCTAGTTTGCTTCAAAGTGGATATGGAGACTGCAAACATGTTCAAGACCGTAATGCCGGTATCAGTCGAACAACTCACATCAATGACGCAGGGAAGATTTGCCTTTTATTCTCAAGGGAATCCGCCACATACTGGATTGCTAATAGCAGTTCCAATAGTTGACAGGAAAAAAGACTGGAAGGAATTGGCAAGATATAGTGTGGAAAAGTATGGTGAACCAACATCGTTTGAAAGATATGTCATGCCAACAAAGTCACAACATTATTCCCCACAAGTGACACCACTTGAGGCAACAATCCTGCTCTTGCTGTATAATGAAAATAGAGATATGACAAAAGACGAGATCTACGAATTTGTTTACAAAATGTTTCCAGTAAACAAGCGAGATGTTTTTTCAAAACTTGACGATATCCTAGTTAATCAATTACATCTAGTAGAGCGTAAAAATACAACATTTAACGATGGTGATGACAAACTTGTCACTCGTTATGTTTTGTCAGGCCTTGCATACAATAGTTTTTTCTCGCAAGCCATGATGGGAAGACGTGCAGGGTCTCCACTACACCAGACTACAATATTTCTCATAATGAACATGCAGCAAAAGACATTCAAGTTTTGTATTCCAGATCTTGGTGACAAGGGAGAACAAAGACCAGACTTGTTGATATTTGAGCCACAAAGACGCGAGGATTCAAAAGATATAACATATGATCCTCTGTATTGGTCTGAAAAAATAATTGCAGTTGAAGTAGAGACTGATCCTACAAAACATGAATCTCAGGTTGTTGAGAATTTCAGGAAAAACTTTGAACTTGGGTACGATGTATGGTTTATAGTTTTTTCAGACAAACACAAACAGTATGTTGTAGATGCAATGAACAAAAATAACATTGCCAAGCAGTTTTACAATATTATACTAATCCCACCTGATGCAGTAGAGCGACTTGGTAACATACAGAACAATTCTGTAACTCATCTAACTAGGGAGGAACTTGAGGTGTACAACATACTAAAGGGTGGTGGTACTGCGCAGTCTGTTGCCTACAAGGCAGAACTTTCTGCATATGACGTCATGGGGATTTTGTGGAAACTTGAACAAAAAGGTGTAGCAGAACGTGGCTATATTGAGACTAGAAATACAAAATTTGCCTTGGAAGGAAGAAAAAACATCACCCAGACCAAAAGAGAGGAATATTTCATCCCAACAGAGGAGGGCAAGAAACTTGGAAGTTCAGATTCACATAATTTGGAAGCAGAGCAGAAAAGTGATACGGCTGTATTATCTGATATAAAAGACAAGAAGCCTGCAGGGTTTGATTTTTCAAAACTCAGCGATCGAGGATTAAAGGATATGGTATTAGATCCAGAAAATGGACCTCTTGCAAAGACTATACTTGAAAATCGGGGAAATTATGTTCATATCAAAAACGGCAAGGTAATGACAAGAAAAAAGCCACGATGACATCTATAGACAACTAGAGTACGACTTTGTCTTTCTGTTGTTGAGCAAATGAATCCAATGAATTGGGTTTACTGTGGACTTTCTCAGCGTGTACTTGAAACCCTTCTTGTGAGTAAAAAACAATATTGCATTCTTTACAGGTGGGCACGCAATCACTAGAAATGGTTTTTGATTTAATCGATATGATTGAAATTCAGCTATGTTGTAATCAATAATTGTTGTTGTGATCCTCAGTCTGATCCTACCTGTTTGGTAATCATGTTTGATGCCATTCTTGTACAACTGTTTAAAATGAAAATGGAAATCATATGTCATGAGCGAAATGATCGCAGTACCAAAAGATCTATCGGAGAAGATTGAAGGGAGACTGAGTCTTGTAGATCTGAAGGATTTGGCCAGGAAGTTGCTGCCAGCCAACAGCGTACTGAGGATACTGATACTCTCAGAATCTGACAAGTTATTAGGTAAAGAAGGAATTGCAAAACTGGAAATTTTTCTTAAACTGCTTTATCAAGAATTAGAGCACAAGTGATTTTTGCCAGGATCTCATTGTATACTCACAGTTATCCATTTACATGATGATTTCAAAACAAGTATCTTTTGTAACAACGCCTAGATCAATTGGTTTTACCGATATTATTTTGTAGACTAATTTCTCATTAAAAAAAGGCAAAATTATCACATTTCCCTTCATGATAGGCTGTTCCTCTAGGCAATCTTTTAGATATTGTTCAGTCCCAGATGGAATCTGTTTCACGGGTGATACTACAACTGTATTGGCGTTAACAAGATTAATCGACTGTATAGTTACAGAGTCACCAATTCCCACATCCATATTCTTTCTAGATGTGGAATCAACTCTCAAAATATTCAAATTTGCGTCAGAAACTCGTAGCGGAAGACATTTTGCTACGGTCTTTTTCTTTCCACCTATCTCGATCATGTCACCTGTAGTGACATGTAATTCATCCATGGCCTCAAAACTTAGTCTAGCAAAACCTCGCCCAATATCCGTAGAATATGCTTTTTGAACAGGTAAGGAAATCTGCATCAGAGTAGGAATTTTATATTTTATATTACTTCTAAGAAGATGTTAATTTTTACATAATGCTAAGAATATTTTTGTTTACTACTAAAATGGTTATTCACTTCATCAAAAAACCACTTTTTGGATTCATCAAATTCTTTATTGGATATTCTTGCTCCTGTCGGGTGTAGCATAGAAAATACTAGTACTCCATTCCAATCTGCAACACATGCAATCCTCCGCCTTCCAGATCTTTTTATTTCAATTTCTTTGGCATTAATTATTCCCTCTTTCTTTAATGTATCATATGTATGGAGTCCATATACTAACAGAATTTGTGGTCGTATTATTCGTAAAATTTCAGATACTTTATCGTAACAAAATTTTTTCATTTCCTTTCTTTTGTTAAGGGCATACTGACTACCGATCTTATTGGCTTTTTTACTTCGAAAAAATATTAGAGGAAAGGCTACACTATTTTTGAGTAGAGTCTCATTACCTTTAAAAAACTGAATTACTTTTTCAGAAAAATGGTGTTCTGGCGTTCTTTGATAAAAGTTGTCCTTTTCTAATGAGAAATTTCTTTTATCAAATTCCATTCTATTTTCTTTAATGAAATCTTCCTCATCTCCTCCTGGATTATAAGACACTATGACAATCTCGGGATTTTGACGAACTGGAGTATAAAATACTTTGAAACCTGAATCCAAGTCATTGTATTTAGACTTCCATTCGTCGTAGACTTTCCTAGTTAATTCTTCTGCCCATTTATTGATGTTCAATTCTTCAAATGTTCTATAGTGCCAGTCATTTTTGAGTTGTTCCATGACTTTTTGTTTGTGGTTTATCCACTTGGAATGTGTAAATGACTTGAAGGATAGACTCAGAAAAGCAGTAAAGAAATAGATTTTAGAAAAAGGAACAGGTTAGTAAGATTGACATCTAATCCGAATTATCTAGTTCAAAACAGGCAACCTAATTATGACTTCATTATCAGGCAATGTAGATACAAACTCCCATCCTTTCATTATCCAATTCTTGCATTCTGCTATGCTGACTACCTTCTGACTATTCCCGTTCAATCCAAGCGTCTCCATGGATTTCTTTTTGATTAGTTGTTGCATCTGTTCTACACCAAGTTTTGAGAGGTTTCCTAACTTGTCAATCTCGTCCTTTGTATGACCTGCAATGGTCAGAAACTGGAGGTTGAAAGTTTCAAGTATCTTGTCCTGACTTGTTTCCTCTTTTCCTGTCGTAACCAAATGATTGGATCCTCTTGCATATGCCTGGCGCATCTTTTCAATGATATCTTCAGGGAGCCCTTTGTTTACAGTATAGACATGTTCAATGTCTCCCGTGTGGCCCATCCAAAAAACGCGCCAATCCCTTATTACAAGTCCCTCGCTTTCAGCAACCATTAACCTAGTGTCAAAATATCTTCTAAGGATATACGGTCTCCACTGAAAGCCTGCTGCTCTCATCGCTTTTCTCATCAAATCCCCCACATTGTTTGATCCTATGTGATGACCTACCTTCCATGGGTTGTAAGCAAGAGCAGTTATGATTGGAGATGCTAGAGTTATCATCTCGCCATTTCTGATTCTTAATTCCAAATATTGCTTGAGATATTCACATGCTTGTTTGGGAAGAAATGATGTAAATTGATGTCCTGCTTTGGACAAGCATTTTCTTACTGTTACAATTGTGGGAATTTTCTTGAATTCGACTGTACCGTTTTCTATGGTAAGTTCTGGCAAGTCTGCTACCTTGAGGCCATCTTGTCCAAGATAATCGCCTAAAACCTCAATCCTGAATCCACAAAATCCGACAAGAGTTAGCGCTATTTTTGCCCTAATGTTTGCAACATCGAGAACTTTTTGGAGTTCTGCTGGAGTTGGGACTCGCTCGTTCTCGTATTTCGAATAATCATTGGAGCCGCTTATCCTGATTTTCTTTCTTACTTCTATATCGTTGAAACCCCACCAGCTCTTCAATGCTCTGACATATCCCTTGATGTTGGTGCCTGCACTTTTCTTGTTTTCAAAATGTGATATGACCTGGAGCAGAAAGTTGCCGGCAGCTTTGTCATTTAATCTTGCAAGCTTTTGTGTGGTTGTATCAAATGTCTTGCATACGTGTCCTATTCGTCTAAAGTATTCTGCAGCTGTTATCACACTTCCTCTTTCAAGATTCTCTACCCAAAGTTTGAACTGGTTATTTTTTAGAAGATCCTTGTAGGGTGAGTTTTTGAGCGATAGCTTCATTTTTTTGACTCCATTTTAAAAGAAAATTGAGTAAAAAAGGCCAATCTTGGACCCGATTTGAAATGCGGTTGCCGGGATTTGGACCCGGGTCGCAGAATTGGCAATCCC
Coding sequences within:
- a CDS encoding site-specific integrase, giving the protein MKLSLKNSPYKDLLKNNQFKLWVENLERGSVITAAEYFRRIGHVCKTFDTTTQKLARLNDKAAGNFLLQVISHFENKKSAGTNIKGYVRALKSWWGFNDIEVRKKIRISGSNDYSKYENERVPTPAELQKVLDVANIRAKIALTLVGFCGFRIEVLGDYLGQDGLKVADLPELTIENGTVEFKKIPTIVTVRKCLSKAGHQFTSFLPKQACEYLKQYLELRIRNGEMITLASPIITALAYNPWKVGHHIGSNNVGDLMRKAMRAAGFQWRPYILRRYFDTRLMVAESEGLVIRDWRVFWMGHTGDIEHVYTVNKGLPEDIIEKMRQAYARGSNHLVTTGKEETSQDKILETFNLQFLTIAGHTKDEIDKLGNLSKLGVEQMQQLIKKKSMETLGLNGNSQKVVSIAECKNWIMKGWEFVSTLPDNEVIIRLPVLN
- a CDS encoding type IV secretory system conjugative DNA transfer family protein, which encodes MSSGKSDITVLGFNDNGMTAGIPRSEQIHMGIFGEVGSGKSIVDTIMINQNINRDEGFMLVDPHGTLAQDVLRMIPESKKDRVIYISLDTVRLWGKIVKINPLEVKSGGDRYVVAMNLVNALRNIYRDSWGPQLEALLRNGANALVEIEDSTLRDLVKIITDDRMRSIFMNKVANRDVRHFWNVLFPQQYQKDAGRSAYNKLDKILSTPQVAAILDTAKSTIDFGDIMESDKWVIVDLSSGGSDDVISFLGTILINMVYVEARKRFGRPDLSTKPFFMYIDEAHLFAPFALRELLNTMRKANMKVTIATQTINTFPREFAKEISALVRTLVCFKVDMETANMFKTVMPVSVEQLTSMTQGRFAFYSQGNPPHTGLLIAVPIVDRKKDWKELARYSVEKYGEPTSFERYVMPTKSQHYSPQVTPLEATILLLLYNENRDMTKDEIYEFVYKMFPVNKRDVFSKLDDILVNQLHLVERKNTTFNDGDDKLVTRYVLSGLAYNSFFSQAMMGRRAGSPLHQTTIFLIMNMQQKTFKFCIPDLGDKGEQRPDLLIFEPQRREDSKDITYDPLYWSEKIIAVEVETDPTKHESQVVENFRKNFELGYDVWFIVFSDKHKQYVVDAMNKNNIAKQFYNIILIPPDAVERLGNIQNNSVTHLTREELEVYNILKGGGTAQSVAYKAELSAYDVMGILWKLEQKGVAERGYIETRNTKFALEGRKNITQTKREEYFIPTEEGKKLGSSDSHNLEAEQKSDTAVLSDIKDKKPAGFDFSKLSDRGLKDMVLDPENGPLAKTILENRGNYVHIKNGKVMTRKKPR
- a CDS encoding CDC48 family AAA ATPase: MQISLPVQKAYSTDIGRGFARLSFEAMDELHVTTGDMIEIGGKKKTVAKCLPLRVSDANLNILRVDSTSRKNMDVGIGDSVTIQSINLVNANTVVVSPVKQIPSGTEQYLKDCLEEQPIMKGNVIILPFFNEKLVYKIISVKPIDLGVVTKDTCFEIIM